A region of the Dyadobacter sp. CECT 9275 genome:
CTTAACGCTCGTTTTAAAATCACACTAAAAGGACGGTACCTCCTGGGCGCCGTCCTTTTCGTTTCCAGGGCCTGTGATCGCTTTATTTCACCAGTTGTAACATGGCTTTCGCATACCGCTTGCCGAATTCATCGGCCGACGGGGAATCAAAATGGGTTCCGTCACCGTTGTGCACCAAACCATCGGAAGATACCACCGCAGTTCGGGAAACTTTCTGTGGGAGGTGAACGATCACTTCATTGATAAATGCGTAATTTGCTTTATAACGGCCGAGCTCTCCGGCCACAAACGGCAGACGCTTTTTACCCACTTCCTTCCTGACCCTAGCAATGAGTTTTTCAAGCTTATCCAGATATACCCTGGCTGAGTCCGGATTACTATCTCCTTCCCCCTGGTGCCAGATCACCCCTTTTATGACACCATATTTCATTCCTTCCCGGATACGTTTCTCGGCATCATCCCAGGGATGCGTGTTTGTAGCAGAATCAAAGGCACCGGGGACCCACTTATTGATGGAAGTCCCTCCTACTGCACAGGGTATCAGCCCTATCCTTTTCCCCTGCGATGCTTCTGCCATCTCAATTCCGAAGGAGAGTCCTGGCCCCACCCCTGCCACAGTTTTGTCAAAATGCACCGGATGCCTTGCCGTAACCCATTCGTTTGCTTTGGTCAGCATCAAAACGCGTGGGTTGGAAACCGATTTGTAAGCATCGGTAACCTTACCCCGGCCAGCCATGTTGGACTGCCCCATTAAGATATATATATCAAAATTGGGGTCAAAAGTTACGTTTTGCCCCTGGCATATTTCTGCCCAGCAGATCCATAACAATAGCAGATATCTCAGGTGTTTCATATCGGTTAAAGTAAAATACTGCACTTATTTACCGGTCCGCACCGCATTCAATGCTGCTTCACCCCACTCCTGCTACGCTCTACCCGGTCGCTGGTTTCGCTAAAAAAGTGTATTTACCAACTTTGCATCATCATTTATTAAAAATTAGCCATGAAAAAATTATTCTCATTCATTTTAAGCATTTTCATTTCACAGCATTTATATGCTCAGCAGGGAACGCAGACTATCCGCGGTGTCATACGAGACGAAGTATCGCAGTCACCGGTTATTGGTGCATCCATTCTGTTATTACAAACCGAAGGCGATAATCCTGTCGGAACCGTAACAGATGTTAACGGTGAATTCCGGATGACCGGTATTCCGAACGGCCGCCAGTCGCTCAGGATAACATCCGTGGGTTACGAAGAGCAGACACTCGGCAACATTGTGGTTTCGGCAGGAAAAGAGGTAATCCTAACCATTACCATGACCGAAAATATCCAGAAACTGAACGAGGTGACAGTCACCGCCGACCGGAAAAATGATCAATCCAAAACCAACAACGAGCTTGCGCTGGTGGGTGGGCGTTCTTTCAATATTGATGATACCCGAAGA
Encoded here:
- a CDS encoding sialate O-acetylesterase — its product is MKHLRYLLLLWICWAEICQGQNVTFDPNFDIYILMGQSNMAGRGKVTDAYKSVSNPRVLMLTKANEWVTARHPVHFDKTVAGVGPGLSFGIEMAEASQGKRIGLIPCAVGGTSINKWVPGAFDSATNTHPWDDAEKRIREGMKYGVIKGVIWHQGEGDSNPDSARVYLDKLEKLIARVRKEVGKKRLPFVAGELGRYKANYAFINEVIVHLPQKVSRTAVVSSDGLVHNGDGTHFDSPSADEFGKRYAKAMLQLVK